The following coding sequences lie in one Musa acuminata AAA Group cultivar baxijiao chromosome BXJ1-8, Cavendish_Baxijiao_AAA, whole genome shotgun sequence genomic window:
- the LOC103995502 gene encoding mitogen-activated protein kinase kinase kinase 18, giving the protein MEPSGRNWVRGRPIGSGSFATVSLALDRSQGEVFAVKSVALNGANLAAILSLSNEIRILSSVRSPYVVQYLGDDVSREARSGACRNLHMEYLPGGSVADLAAERRRKGCPVDDADVRSYTRCVTRALRYLHDVAGVVHCDVKGRNVLLGGAAGVAKLADFGAAVRISGGDARSWVRGTPLWMAPEVARGERPRPESDVWSLGCTVIEMATGAQPWPDWRLKDAAEAMFRIGYGDELPEFPPLLLEVARDFLDKCLRRDASERWTAEQLLQHPFLAEAETPMEETPRGVLEWANLEFHDGADDGEGCSASYSDLSDSTELVASGRKRVGELASCGGVLAWESDDWEEVRRVEELNLQGDKAEEERGTFWECPDCTSLGSADKHGGVSEEQGDDLPSVMRCSVSSPTASCPCSFCKGRLVCHHVNGLIRVLFFGCCCLLSQQWIKLPCYINSNKNLTWDLLHSTVICITCVSHSSRHKSTTESMVTSHQMLCCTFFSCAYILIQHDVSLCLWPWLA; this is encoded by the coding sequence ATGGAGCCAAGCGGCAGGAATTGGGTGAGGGGAAGACCCATCGGAAGCGGTTCCTTCGCCACGGTTAGCCTCGCCCTCGACAGATCTCAGGGTGAAGTCTTCGCTGTCAAGTCCGTCGCTCTCAACGGCGCCAACCTTGCTGCGATCCTTTCCCTTAGCAACGAGATCCGAATCCTCAGCTCCGTTCGCTCGCCCTACGTCGTCCAGTACCTCGGCGACGACGTCAGCCGCGAAGCTCGATCCGGCGCGTGCCGGAACCTGCACATGGAGTACTTGCCCGGCGGTTCCGTCGCGGACTTGGCGGCGGAGAGGAGGCGGAAGGGTTGCCCCGTGGACGACGCGGACGTGCGTTCGTACACGCGTTGCGTGACCCGTGCCCTTCGTTACCTCCACGACGTGGCCGGAGTCGTCCACTGCGACGTGAAGGGCCGAAATGTCCTGTTAGGCGGAGCCGCCGGCGTCGCCAAGCTCGCGGATTTCGGTGCGGCGGTGAGGATTTCCGGGGGAGATGCGCGTAGCTGGGTGCGGGGAACGCCGCTGTGGATGGCGCCGGAGGTCGCCCGGGGGGAGCGGCCGAGGCCGGAGTCAGACGTCTGGTCGCTCGGGTGCACGGTCATCGAGATGGCGACCGGAGCGCAGCCATGGCCAGACTGGAGACTTAAAGATGCTGCAGAAGCGATGTTTCGTATTGGTTACGGCGACGAGCTGCCGGAATTCCCGCCCCTGCTGTTGGAGGTCGCCCGTGATTTCCTCGACAAGTGCTTGAGAAGGGACGCAAGCGAGCGGTGGACTGCAGAGCAATTATTGCAGCACCCTTTCCTAGCCGAAGCGGAAACCCCCATGGAGGAGACCCCGCGAGGCGTGCTCGAATGGGCAAACTTGGAGTTCCACGACGGCGCCGATGACGGAGAAGGTTGCAGTGCGAGTTACAGTGACCTTTCTGATTCCACCGAGCTGGTGGCTAGTGGAAGAAAAAGAGTAGGAGAATTAGCTTCATGCGGGGGAGTTTTGGCCTGGGAAAGTGATGATTGGGAGGAAGTAAGGAGGGTCGAGGAGCTCAATTTGCAGGGGGACAAAGCAGAAGAGGAGAGAGGGACGTTCTGGGAATGTCCTGATTGCACCAGTTTGGGTTCGGCAGACAAGCATGGGGGTGTCAGTGAGGAACAAGGGGATGACTTACCCAGTGTAATGAGATGCTCTGTTTCTTCTCCTACTGCCTCTTGTCCCTGTTCCTTTTGCAAGGGTCGTTTGGTCTGCCATCATGTGAATGGACTCATTAGGGTGTTGTTCTTTGGTTGTTGTTGTTTGCTGTCACAACAATGGATAAAACTTCCATGTTACATCAACAGCAACAAAAATTTAACTTGGGACCTCCTCCATTCAACAGTAATTTGCATCACTTGTGTCTCTCATTCTTCACGGCACAAAAGCACCACAGAGAGCATGGTGACCTCCCACCAGATGCTGTGCTGCACTTTCTTCTCTTGTGCGTATATTCTTATCCAGCATGATGTGTCATTGTGTTTGTGGCCATGGCTGGCCTAG